One part of the Bacillus sp. FJAT-27916 genome encodes these proteins:
- a CDS encoding aspartyl-phosphate phosphatase Spo0E family protein yields MELHTLMKDIEKYRQRMITLASHSSMVDSDVIKASTELDSLINQYQNQTRYVYKKQ; encoded by the coding sequence TTGGAACTACATACATTAATGAAGGATATTGAGAAATACCGCCAACGGATGATTACATTGGCTTCTCACTCTTCAATGGTCGATTCTGATGTCATTAAGGCTAGTACTGAACTTGATTCGTTAATCAATCAGTATCAAAATCAAACAAGGTACGTATACAAAAAGCAGTAG